A genomic stretch from Hemicordylus capensis ecotype Gifberg chromosome 5, rHemCap1.1.pri, whole genome shotgun sequence includes:
- the ATP23 gene encoding mitochondrial inner membrane protease ATP23 homolog — MSERESPMAPGPQPPPGSPRSGSGEEEDDFGYRLFPERRQGEAKKPRTFTYDRLFNFSFNHKCRMMMKIALENNPYAKLLLEAMKNSGCTVFRDRHISCEDCDGCVSGGFDSSTSQIVLCQNNIHYQSQMNRVVTHELIHAFDHCRAHVDWFNNVKHLACSEIRAANLSGDCSFINEMAQFKFGLKQHRQTCVRNRAVRSITTVRKVSKETAEKAVDEVFESCFSDHEPFGRVPHSEADAKYAYRDFQNRDRYYANL; from the exons ATGAGCGAGAGAGAATCCCCGATGGCACCGGGACCGCAGCCGCCGCCGGGCAGCCCCAGAAGTGGCTCTGGCGAAGAGGAGGATGACTTCGGGTACCGCCTCTTTCCGGAGCGACGCCAAGGCGAGGCGAAGAAGCCGCGGACCTTTACGTACGATCGTCTCTTCAACTTCAGCTTCAACCACAAGTGCCGGATGATGATGAAGATCGCCCTGGAGAACA ATCCATATGCTAAACTACTACTTGAAGCTATGAAGAATTCTGGCTG CACTGTTTTCAGAGACCGACACATTTCATGCGAAGATTGTGATGGATGTGTCAGTGGAGGATTTGATTCTTCAACATCACAG ATTGTGCTGTGCCAAAATAACATTCACTATCAATCTCAAATGAACCGAGTGGTTACACATGAGCTTATCCATGCATTTGATCACTGCCGTGCACATGTGGACTGGTTCAATAATGTCAAGCACCTAGCTTGTTCAGAG ATTCGAGCTGCTAATCTAAGTGGAGACTGCTCGTTCATAAATGAAATGGCCCAGTTTAAATTTGGATTGAAACAGCACCGTCAG ACCTGTGTAAGAAACAGAGCTGTTCGCTCCATCACGACTGTTCGAAAAGTTAGCAAAGAGACAGCAGAGAAAGCTGTGGATGAAGTGTTTGAATCATGTTTCAGTGATCATGAACCATTTGGCAGAGTACCTCACAGCGAAGCAGATGCAAAATACGCATACAGAGATTTTCAGAACCGTGATCGATACTACGCAAATTTATAG